In Streptomyces ambofaciens ATCC 23877, a single genomic region encodes these proteins:
- a CDS encoding ABC transporter ATP-binding protein, with translation MTLIEVSDLRKSYGGRPVVDGVSLAVEEGEIFGVLGPNGAGKTTTVESILGLRVPDSGTIRVCGLDPVADRAKTTLIVGAQLQESELQGKLTVTEALQLYAGCYPRPADWRTLAARLGLEEKLDTRFAQLSGGQKQRLAIALALVGSPRVVILDELTTGLDPAARREVWSLIEEVRASGVTILLVTHFMEEAQRLCDRVAIFDRGRVAALDTPSGLVAQSASGTVISFTPSRPLDEDVLAALPGLASVTHHDGRITLAGTDETVNAVISLLARNRVSAHQLRVTDSTLDDAFLNLTGADA, from the coding sequence GGCGTCTCCCTCGCGGTGGAGGAGGGTGAGATCTTCGGGGTCCTCGGACCCAACGGCGCCGGCAAGACCACCACCGTCGAGTCCATCCTCGGACTGCGCGTTCCGGACAGCGGCACGATCCGCGTGTGCGGGCTCGACCCGGTCGCCGACCGTGCGAAGACGACACTCATCGTGGGCGCGCAGCTGCAGGAGAGCGAGCTGCAGGGAAAGCTCACCGTCACCGAGGCACTCCAGCTCTACGCCGGCTGCTACCCCCGCCCCGCCGACTGGCGCACCCTGGCCGCGCGCCTCGGCCTGGAGGAGAAGCTCGACACCCGTTTCGCGCAGCTGTCCGGCGGCCAGAAGCAGCGGCTGGCCATCGCGCTCGCCCTGGTCGGCAGCCCCCGGGTCGTCATCCTGGACGAGCTGACGACCGGCCTGGACCCGGCGGCGCGACGCGAGGTGTGGTCGCTGATCGAGGAGGTCCGGGCGAGCGGCGTCACCATCCTCCTGGTCACGCACTTCATGGAGGAGGCGCAGCGGCTGTGCGACCGGGTCGCGATCTTCGACCGGGGGCGGGTCGCCGCGCTGGACACCCCCTCCGGCCTGGTGGCGCAGTCCGCGAGCGGCACCGTCATCTCCTTCACGCCCTCCCGCCCGCTGGACGAGGACGTCCTCGCCGCCCTGCCCGGTCTCGCCTCCGTCACCCACCACGACGGACGGATCACCCTCGCCGGTACCGACGAGACCGTCAACGCGGTGATCAGCCTGCTCGCCCGCAACCGGGTCAGCGCCCACCAGCTGCGCGTCACCGACTCCACCCTCGACGACGCCTTCCTCAACCTGACGGGAGCCGACGCATGA
- a CDS encoding ABC transporter permease: MSAATAPPVPSATVTPRPGRAVLRAELLLFFREPGSVFWVMAFPTLLLVVLGFIPSMTEPMDELGGLTTVEAYVPVAVLLSMIMAGLMAMPPVITGYRERGILRRMSTTPVRPTAVLGAQVGLHAVASLISAVLTLAVGRVVSDVGLPGEVLGYALTLLLAVVCLMALGALISALSPTAKIAQAVSLTVFFPAMLAAGVYMPVQQMPDLMADIVEALPFGAAAQALNQATAGDWPDWIHLGVLALWTLVLSASATRWFRWE; the protein is encoded by the coding sequence ATGAGCGCCGCCACCGCACCCCCGGTACCCTCCGCCACCGTCACGCCCCGTCCCGGGCGGGCCGTGCTCCGCGCCGAACTGCTCCTGTTCTTCCGCGAGCCCGGCTCGGTGTTCTGGGTCATGGCCTTCCCCACGCTGCTGCTGGTGGTCCTCGGCTTCATCCCCTCCATGACGGAGCCCATGGACGAACTCGGCGGTCTCACCACCGTCGAGGCCTACGTGCCCGTCGCCGTGCTCCTCTCGATGATCATGGCCGGTCTGATGGCCATGCCCCCGGTGATCACCGGCTACCGCGAGCGCGGCATCCTGCGCCGGATGTCCACCACCCCGGTGCGCCCCACCGCCGTTCTCGGTGCCCAGGTGGGCCTGCACGCCGTCGCCTCGCTGATCTCCGCCGTGCTCACCCTCGCGGTGGGGCGCGTCGTCTCCGACGTCGGCCTGCCAGGCGAGGTCCTGGGCTACGCGCTGACCCTGCTGCTGGCGGTGGTGTGCCTGATGGCGCTCGGCGCGCTGATCTCCGCGCTGTCCCCCACCGCGAAGATCGCCCAGGCGGTCAGCCTGACGGTGTTCTTCCCCGCGATGCTCGCGGCCGGCGTCTACATGCCCGTCCAGCAGATGCCCGACCTGATGGCCGACATCGTGGAGGCGCTGCCCTTCGGCGCCGCCGCCCAGGCCCTCAACCAGGCCACCGCCGGCGACTGGCCGGACTGGATCCACCTCGGAGTACTGGCCCTGTGGACGCTGGTGCTGTCCGCGTCCGCCACGCGCTGGTTCCGCTGGGAGTGA
- a CDS encoding sensor histidine kinase, whose amino-acid sequence MADTEGVASDATLPVPEPQAAPGAQPRLLLRFSPPVLLGVGLVLAAATSSLVGMDGTEWAAAGTLAAAALVLQLWWDRVARARPGPSAAGALYYALRSVLAFGLAWINPFCAFYAAVGCFDTERLVPRRWVPLGLLATAATIAGAQIGGLPPDDTASWVFYGMLVAVNTGIFLTVQQDTEKEEDRARERVETIRELEHTNIALERALVENAALHDQLMLQAREAGIADERRRLAAEIHDTVAQDLTGVITQLQVVTDTQEQGPARVHAERALQLARHSLGEARRAVANLAPVALAEDDLPGALKKTVVRWSERTGVQAEFALTGSDEPLHEEVQGTLLRIAAEALSNTARHAKATRVGVTLSYMGEEVVLDVRDDGRGFDPSALPERDTASGFGLKGMRARAERLAGELTVESEPGLGTAVSARVPSVPYGR is encoded by the coding sequence ATGGCCGACACTGAGGGCGTGGCATCCGACGCGACCCTCCCCGTCCCCGAGCCGCAGGCCGCGCCCGGCGCGCAGCCCCGGCTGCTCCTGCGCTTCAGCCCTCCCGTCCTCCTCGGCGTCGGCCTGGTGCTCGCCGCGGCGACCTCGTCCCTGGTCGGCATGGACGGCACCGAGTGGGCGGCGGCCGGGACGCTCGCCGCCGCGGCGCTCGTCCTGCAGCTGTGGTGGGACCGCGTGGCACGCGCCCGGCCCGGCCCCAGCGCGGCCGGCGCCCTGTACTACGCGCTGCGCTCGGTCCTGGCGTTCGGCCTGGCCTGGATCAACCCGTTCTGCGCCTTCTACGCCGCGGTCGGATGCTTCGACACCGAGCGCCTGGTACCCCGCCGCTGGGTTCCCCTCGGCCTGCTGGCCACCGCCGCGACGATCGCCGGCGCGCAGATCGGGGGCCTGCCCCCCGACGACACGGCGAGCTGGGTGTTCTACGGCATGCTGGTCGCCGTCAACACGGGCATCTTCCTGACCGTCCAGCAGGACACGGAGAAGGAGGAGGACCGCGCCCGCGAACGGGTGGAGACCATCCGCGAGCTGGAGCACACCAACATCGCGCTGGAGCGGGCCCTGGTGGAGAACGCCGCCCTGCACGACCAGCTGATGCTCCAGGCGAGGGAGGCCGGGATCGCCGACGAGCGCCGCCGCCTCGCCGCGGAGATCCACGACACCGTCGCCCAGGACCTGACCGGCGTCATCACCCAGCTCCAGGTCGTCACCGACACCCAGGAACAGGGCCCGGCCCGCGTCCACGCCGAACGAGCCCTGCAGCTGGCCCGCCACAGCCTCGGCGAGGCACGCCGGGCCGTCGCCAACCTCGCGCCCGTCGCACTGGCCGAGGACGACCTGCCCGGGGCGCTGAAGAAGACCGTCGTCCGTTGGTCCGAACGCACCGGGGTACAAGCCGAGTTCGCCCTCACCGGCTCCGACGAACCGCTGCACGAGGAAGTGCAGGGGACGCTGCTGCGGATCGCGGCGGAGGCGCTGTCCAACACGGCACGCCACGCCAAGGCCACCCGGGTCGGCGTGACGCTGTCCTACATGGGCGAGGAGGTCGTGCTCGACGTGCGCGACGACGGCCGGGGCTTCGACCCGTCCGCCCTGCCCGAGCGCGACACCGCGTCCGGCTTCGGCCTCAAGGGCATGCGGGCCCGCGCGGAGCGGCTGGCGGGGGAGCTGACCGTCGAGTCCGAGCCGGGCCTGGGCACCGCCGTGTCCGCCCGCGTACCGTCGGTGCCCTATGGACGCTGA
- a CDS encoding response regulator: protein MDAENNGTITLLIVDDHPVVRDGLRGMLEPADGFTVLGEASGGTEAVEMTLRLDPDVVLMDLRMPAGSGVEAIAELTRRGARARVLVLTTYDTDSDTLPAIEAGATGYLLKDALRDELFAAIRAAAEGRTVLSPTVASRLVTAVRGPARRPVDDTLSARELQVLEHVARGTSNREIARELFISEATVKTHLTHIYDKLDARDRAAAVAVAYRRGFLG, encoded by the coding sequence ATGGACGCTGAGAACAACGGGACGATCACCCTGCTGATCGTCGACGACCACCCGGTGGTGCGCGACGGCCTGCGCGGCATGCTGGAGCCCGCGGACGGCTTCACCGTGCTCGGAGAGGCGTCCGGCGGCACGGAAGCGGTCGAGATGACGCTGCGCCTGGACCCGGACGTCGTCCTGATGGACCTGCGCATGCCGGCCGGCAGTGGCGTGGAGGCCATCGCCGAGCTGACCCGGCGGGGCGCACGGGCCCGCGTGCTGGTGCTCACCACCTACGACACCGACTCCGACACCCTTCCGGCGATCGAGGCCGGGGCGACGGGATACCTGCTGAAGGACGCGCTGCGCGACGAGCTGTTCGCGGCCATCCGGGCGGCGGCGGAGGGCCGCACCGTGTTGTCCCCGACGGTCGCCTCACGCCTCGTCACGGCGGTGCGTGGCCCCGCCCGGAGGCCCGTCGACGACACGCTCTCGGCACGGGAACTGCAAGTGCTGGAGCACGTGGCGCGCGGCACGTCCAACAGGGAGATCGCCCGTGAGCTGTTCATCAGCGAGGCGACCGTCAAGACGCACCTGACCCACATCTACGACAAGCTGGACGCGAGGGACCGGGCCGCCGCGGTGGCGGTCGCCTACCGTCGCGGTTTCCTCGGCTGA